Genomic segment of Terriglobales bacterium:
GCGCGCGTCCAGGTGGACACGTACGCCCGCGGCTTCCAGTTCTTTCGCCACTTTGTCGCCGTACTCATGGTGCCGTTCGCTGATGGGGATGACCACCGCCTGCACCGGCGCCAGCCACAACGGGAAGGCGCCCGCGTAGTGCTCCAGCAGCACGCCGAAAAAGCGTTCCACCGAACCATAGAGCGCGCGATGCACCATCACCGGCTGCTTGCGCGAGCCGCCTTCGGCCACGTACTCCAGGTCGAAGCGCTGCGGAAGATTGAAGTCGAACTGGATGGTGGTGAGCTGCCACAGCCGCCCGATGGCGTCCACCAGCTTGATGTCGATCTTGGGCCCGTAGAACGCCGCCTCGCCGGGGATGAACTTGTACTCCAGGCTGCGGCGCTTGAGCGCGTTCTCCAGCGACCGGTTGGCCATTTCCCACTGGTCGTCGCGGCCCAGGAAGTTCTTGCGGTCCTTGGGATCCCAGGTGGAAAGCTCCACCACGTACTGGTCGAAGCCGTAGGTCTTCAGCACCGCCAAGGCGAAGTCGAGGCAGGCGACGATTTCGTCCTCGATCTGCTCCGGCGTGCAGAAGATGTGGGCGTCGTCCTGGGTGAACCCGCGCACGCGCAACAGGCCGTGCATCACCCCGGAAAGCTCGTAGCGGTACACCGTGCCCAGTTCGCCCAGGCGCATCGGCAGGTCGCGATAGGAGCGCAGCCCGGTCTTGTAGATGAGGATGTGCCCCGGGCAGTTCATGGGCTTGACGCGGTAATGGGCGTCGTCCATTTCCATGGCCGGGTACATGTTCTGCGCGTAGTAGCCCTCGTGCCCGCTGGTCTTCCACACGTCCACGCGCAGGATGTGTGGCGTGTAGACCAGGGAGTAGCCGCGCCTCAGGTACTCGTCGCGCAGCCAGTCTTCCATCTGCTTGCGGACGATGCCGCCCTTGGGATGCCAGAAGATCAGCCCCGGCCCCGCCAGGTCCTGTATGGAGAACAGGTCCAGTTGCTTGCCCAGCACGCGATGGTCGCGCTTCTTGGCTTCCTCCATCTGGTGCAGGTAGTGGTCGAGCTCTTTTTTCGAGTAGAACGAGATGCCGTAGATGCGCTGCAGTTGGGCGTTGTCTTTGCTGCCCAGCCAATAGGCTCCGGCCACGTTGAGCAGCTTGAAGGCCTTGATGCGCCCGGTGGAAGGGATGTGCGGCCCGCGGCAGAAGTCCAGGAACTTTCCCGTGCGGTAGATGGAGATGGTCTCGTCCGGCCGGGTGAACTGCTCGATGAAGTGGCACTTCATGAAGTCGCCGTCGGCGCGGAAGCGCTCCAGCCACTCCGCCCGCGGCAGGTGCTCTTGCGCGTAGGGGATGTCCTGCTCCACCAGTTCCTGCATCTTCTTCTCGATGCGCTCCAGATCCTCCTGCGTGAACGGCTTCTCGCGATAAAAGTCGTAGAAAAAGCCGCTCTCGGTCGCCGGGCCGTGTCCCAGCTTGGTCTCCGGAAAAAGCTCTAGCACCGCCGCCGCCAAAAGGTGCGCGGAAGAATGGCGGAAGACTTCCAGCGCCTCAGGATCTTTCTCCGTCAGGATGCGCAGCGAAGAGTCCTTCTCCAACGGCCGCGTCAGGTCGATGAGGTCGCCATTGGTTTTTGCGGCCAGCGCCGCATCGGCCAGCCGCGGCCCAATGGAGCGCGCGATCTCCAGCGGAGTCGTGCCCCTGGGCACCGCCTTGACGCTGCCGTCGGGAAGCTGGACTTGGATGGTTTCAGACATGCGCTATCGAAATGCCTTCAAAAGCGTTCAGTTTATCGGATTCAAACCGAATGCGCTAAGAGCGCGAAGATGTTCGAGAGCCGGGCGCCGGACTTCCAGCAGGCATGTTGGCCTTGGGCAACATCATGACGTCACAGTCCTACGGCTTGATCTGCACCAGCCCCGCGGGCTTGGGGGCCCAGCGCACGCCTTCGGCCGAGCGCGGATCCAGACGCCGCGCCAGGGCGCCGATGGCGATGGAGCTGCGCATGATGTGTCCGGGCTTCAGGCCCAGGGCCAGCGGAATCTCACCGAGCCACTTCAGCCCCACGCTGGCCGCGCAGCCGCACTGCGCGCAATCGGGATCGCCGCCGAAGATGCAGGGCTCCACCCGGCTCGTGAGGTCGGCCGAGTAGTTCACCGACATCTGCGCGAACACGCAGTCTTTGGGCGTCGGAGGCGGCGTGACGAAGGCGTGCGCCACGCCTTCCGGCATGAGCAGCTTGGGGTACTTCTTGCCCAGCGCCGCCAGCGCTTCCGCCACTTGCGGGCGCGCTTCCAGCGGGATCATCTCCGGCGTCTGCTCGCCGCGCTGCGGCGTGTACAGGCTGGCCCAGATCTTGTTGCATTCCGGCCGCGCGTTCCAGAAGGCTACGTACTCGTCCAGGTAGCCGGGGCGGTCGATCATCGGCCGGGTGATGGTCCAGTGGATGTTGACCTCGCAGCCTTCGATGTTCTTCAGGATCTTCTCGTAGGTGGCCGGCTTGCGACGGATGTCATGGTGCTCCGGCAGCCCGTCGACGGAGACGGCCACGCGCGTGCGCGGGATGCTCATCCACTCCACCGGCACGCGGATCACCGCGCTGGTCACCACCATAGCAAACACGTTCAAGGCGCTCAGCCGCGGCAGGATGCGGCTCAACTCGCGATGCCGCACCAGCGGCTCGCCGCCCACCAGCGAAACGTGCATGGGCTTGTGCTTCTTGACCAGGCCGACCACGCCTTCCACCAGGTCGTCGCCGCGCAGGTCGTTGAGGTCGCGCAACGTGGTCCCACCGCCCAGGTGGGTGTCGCCGTAGGCGTAGCATCCCGGGCAGCTCAGCGGACACTCGCGCGTGATCTCGATGGAAAGGAACGGGACCTTGCCGGTGAGGATCTTGCCCCAGGCGCCGAATACCTCATGCGCCTGGATGCTGCGACGACGATCCATCACTCCTCCTGCTGGAAATAGGTTGCGGGAATCCACTGGCGAGCCGAAACTGCGTCCGCCTTGTTTGCTTGGATGCCGCTTTTCCAGCCGCGGTTATCGCCTGCGCCGCTGGTGACGCGCAGAAAACCGCGTCCCGGCATTCTACGCCAGAGGAGTGCTTGGGCGACGGAAATCCCGCCAAACGGGGAATCGCAGGCTTGAATGGTCACCCTGCCGCTGCGATACGGGGCGCGCCGCCAGCCCCGCCTTCGCTTCAGCTAGAATTGGCGTGTCCCATGTCCCAGACTCTCCAGGCTGAAACGCGTCCCGCGGCCGACGTCGTTCGCGGAACACCCGTGTCGCAGGCGCCCAACGGTATCTGCTTTGCCACCGTGGGCGAGACGGGCGTAGCGGCCGCCAACCTGGACCGCATCATCGCCGCCGTGCCCGGGCCCATCGCGGCGTCGCTCGACCGCAAGGCCTACTATTTCGTGCCCCTCACCGTGGGCCAGGGCGAGGACACGGTCATCGCCGACCGCTATGATGTCTCGCTCTCCGACCAGGCCGTCTGCCATCGCAATGTCACTTTGGGCGACGCGCAGGCCGTGTTCATCTCCACCCGCCTCTCCGAGGACCGCTTCACCCTGGCTTTTGAGTTCTACATCAACGTAGGACACGCGTTTGTGGAGCGCGCCGGCGTACCGGGGTCGTTCTCCACCCTGGCGTGGCAGCAAGTGGAGGAGAAGGTCCGCGGCGAAACCTCGCTCGACGCCTGGGAGCTGCGCAAGCTCTCCACGACGCCCGGCCCCGACCAGGAAAAGCACAAGAGCGAGTACTTCACCACCACCTTCAGCGACGCCATCGCCATCTATCTTCTCTCGCTCTACCTGGACGTGGACTACAACGAACTGCGCGAGCGCGACTATCCGCTGCTGCAGCCCCGCGCCCTGGCCGAGCGCCTGCGCAAGGTCGCCGAACTCTTCCCGCCCAATCCCGGTTTCGAGTTCGCGGTGTACTACCGGCGGAGAAGCTAGGTTTCCGGCTACTGCGAGGGGAATTCGTTGGTGTATTGCTTCTCGGGCACGAGCAACCTCTGGCCCCGGTACCGGCCGATGGACCATGTGGAGGGCTCTTCCTCAGGTTCGGAGCCTGCGACTTCCACTTGCGAGTCTTCCGACTCCGAC
This window contains:
- a CDS encoding radical SAM protein, which gives rise to MDRRRSIQAHEVFGAWGKILTGKVPFLSIEITRECPLSCPGCYAYGDTHLGGGTTLRDLNDLRGDDLVEGVVGLVKKHKPMHVSLVGGEPLVRHRELSRILPRLSALNVFAMVVTSAVIRVPVEWMSIPRTRVAVSVDGLPEHHDIRRKPATYEKILKNIEGCEVNIHWTITRPMIDRPGYLDEYVAFWNARPECNKIWASLYTPQRGEQTPEMIPLEARPQVAEALAALGKKYPKLLMPEGVAHAFVTPPPTPKDCVFAQMSVNYSADLTSRVEPCIFGGDPDCAQCGCAASVGLKWLGEIPLALGLKPGHIMRSSIAIGALARRLDPRSAEGVRWAPKPAGLVQIKP
- the thrS gene encoding threonine--tRNA ligase codes for the protein MSETIQVQLPDGSVKAVPRGTTPLEIARSIGPRLADAALAAKTNGDLIDLTRPLEKDSSLRILTEKDPEALEVFRHSSAHLLAAAVLELFPETKLGHGPATESGFFYDFYREKPFTQEDLERIEKKMQELVEQDIPYAQEHLPRAEWLERFRADGDFMKCHFIEQFTRPDETISIYRTGKFLDFCRGPHIPSTGRIKAFKLLNVAGAYWLGSKDNAQLQRIYGISFYSKKELDHYLHQMEEAKKRDHRVLGKQLDLFSIQDLAGPGLIFWHPKGGIVRKQMEDWLRDEYLRRGYSLVYTPHILRVDVWKTSGHEGYYAQNMYPAMEMDDAHYRVKPMNCPGHILIYKTGLRSYRDLPMRLGELGTVYRYELSGVMHGLLRVRGFTQDDAHIFCTPEQIEDEIVACLDFALAVLKTYGFDQYVVELSTWDPKDRKNFLGRDDQWEMANRSLENALKRRSLEYKFIPGEAAFYGPKIDIKLVDAIGRLWQLTTIQFDFNLPQRFDLEYVAEGGSRKQPVMVHRALYGSVERFFGVLLEHYAGAFPLWLAPVQAVVIPISERHHEYGDKVAKELEAAGVRVHLDARNEKMNAKIREHALQKVPYMLVVGDKEAQAGGVNLRTRGKEKTEDMPLADFVSQIRKLTAEKSTSL